AAGCGGACTTCCTTGGCGTGACTCAGCGATTGATTGTGCATGGCTTCCAACTCCCGCATCCGGTTGGACAATTCGGCGCTCTCTTCCGGCGCCGCTTTGCGCACGGCGTTGATCAACGCCCGGCAGGCTTCCACCCGGCGGTTGATTTCCGACGAAAGGCTATCCTCGCCCCGCGCGCTGCGTTTGACGTACTTGACGCCCGTCAATTTTCGTTGCTTGGCCAGAATCGTATTCATTTCTTCTTTCGTGATCCAAACCACGCGCCCCCCGCGCACGGTCTTAATCATATCTTCCGGATCGATGCCCTGCATTTCCGCCTTGAGATTGGAGATGACGGCGTCGATATCGCCCAGCATTTTATTGATTTCTTCCAACGAAAACTTGGAACGTATAGAAAGAGAACTGACGACCGGCTGAGTTTCCTCTTTCTTAGACTCTTTCTTCGTAGAATCGTTCATTCTTCCAATTTCCGTTCTTCCCGCCGTTTCAGAAAAATTCCACAAAATCTTGCTTAATTTTATCATATCTCAATTTTCAGGGATAGAAAAAAAATTGCCGCTTTTTATACAATATTTCATGCACCTTGCTTAGCAAAGAGATATTCACCTGATTTTTTCGATAAATAATTCCTGCCATGTTGCCCAAAATTTGCATAGAGGGGGCTTAGGGAAAGTTTTTCCGCTCTTAATCGATCCCATCAATTTATAGGGAATAAACGGAAACACGGGCTGGGACGAGCCGTTTTACTCGCCAAGAGGAGAGCGTAAAGGATTAGGTTTATTTGAATTTGTTCGATGTCTTTCGCTTTTGAGAAACGAATGGATTACAATTCCGCCGGTTGCCATTGGACGCCCGCTTCGCCTAAAAGCGTCCCCGTCGCGTAGGCGATGTCTACCTGGGCGATCTGGTAGTCGATGAGGGACTGGATCTCGCGTTCCTGAGCCAAGGCCAACCGTTCGGCGGCGAAAAGGACGTCGGTGCTTGTTCTGACGCCTAGTTCGAATTGCTTGCGCTCCGCTTCATAGGTGCGCGCAGCGAACAACGCTTCCTGCCGCGAAGCGAGAATGCGCTGCCAGTTCTGTTCCAGGAGATCGATGGCGTTGTAGACTTCCTGCTCGATGGCTTGGCGGCGCAGTTCCTTCGTCGCCAGGCGTTGAACTTTCGCCAATAATGCCTGCCGCAGCCGCGCATGGGCGGCTTTATTGCCGAGGGGAATCTCGCCGGTCAAAGCCACGGACCAATCGGCGAAATCGGCGTTGCGCATTTGTTTATAGGAAGCGCCGAAGTTTCCCCCCAAGCCGTTGATATTGTATTGATAATCGAAAATAAAATTGGGCAAGCGCGCGTTTTTGGCGTACTGAATCGTACTTTCGTCCATCGCCAATTGCAGTTCCGTTTCCAGCATTTCCATTCGGTTTTGCACGGCGTATTGAGACAACTGCGCAGCGCTCAACTTCAGCCCTAGAGGCGAGGGATTCGTCATGGGCATGATTCCCGCCGTTGCGTCCATCGGCAGGTTGGCCCGGTTCATGATCCGTTTCAAATCGCGCTCCACCAAGCGGAGATTGGTAAGCGCCAGAATGATGCTTTCCAGGCGCGCCGCCGCGCCCGACTCGGCGCGCGTAATTTCCACTTGCGGCGCCGCCTTGGATTTGACGCGCATTTTGGCTTCGTCCAACTGCCGCAGAGCGATTTGATATTGCTGCTGGCTGACTTGCAAGGCCTGGGATGCGCCAAACACTTTCCAATAGGCGCGGTCCGCTTCGGCGAGAATGCGGATCGCCTGCAACTTGGTTTGGGCGTCGGCCATTTTTTCTTGCAGACGCGCCACTCGAATCGAATGGGTATTAGCTCTCAAGCCCGCATTGCGCAGCAAGGGCTGACTCAGAGAGAATTGCAGATCCGTTTCGAAAGCGGGATTCAATAGGCTGTATTGGTTATTCGTTTCGTAACGCCCGCTGGGTTGGCCGATCTCGATTTTACCGCCTGTGGGCAGCGGCTGGCGGATGCCAAGTTCATATTGCAGCATCGTGGATTTCGATCCCTCCAATTGTGAAGAAGCGGGCGATTGGGAATCGGAATATTGAACGCCGCCAGAGAACGCCGCTTCGAACTTGGCGCGTTCTTCCATCCACTTTTCCCGCGCTAGCGAAGGATTGACCAGTTCCACTTTCAAATCCAG
The DNA window shown above is from Candidatus Omnitrophota bacterium and carries:
- a CDS encoding TolC family protein; translated protein: MNLINNKRCFCSFVIVVSLFIALSALQGCMTSLIRETGPEHQAMLNVDANKIESVSLESFSQDKPITIEEGTRRQKEEAMERESQSAIVELSLADVRAAALANNLDLKVELVNPSLAREKWMEERAKFEAAFSGGVQYSDSQSPASSQLEGSKSTMLQYELGIRQPLPTGGKIEIGQPSGRYETNNQYSLLNPAFETDLQFSLSQPLLRNAGLRANTHSIRVARLQEKMADAQTKLQAIRILAEADRAYWKVFGASQALQVSQQQYQIALRQLDEAKMRVKSKAAPQVEITRAESGAAARLESIILALTNLRLVERDLKRIMNRANLPMDATAGIMPMTNPSPLGLKLSAAQLSQYAVQNRMEMLETELQLAMDESTIQYAKNARLPNFIFDYQYNINGLGGNFGASYKQMRNADFADWSVALTGEIPLGNKAAHARLRQALLAKVQRLATKELRRQAIEQEVYNAIDLLEQNWQRILASRQEALFAARTYEAERKQFELGVRTSTDVLFAAERLALAQEREIQSLIDYQIAQVDIAYATGTLLGEAGVQWQPAEL